The genomic interval GTGGACAATAATCACTATATGCTGATGTACCATAAACTACGTTACCACCAACCGATGGAGTATAGGCATTACAACCAACCTCTTCAGCCGAACATAAACCAGCAAATTTGTCACACCCCTTGATTGTATCTGTTCCAGGAAAATCGTCTCCTTTATAAATTGAAGCAGTGGTTAATGGATGACCATAATTATCATCATTATAATTGACAGCACAAATGTTATTCACACCTGTACAGTCCGAATCTACTTCACACTTATTCAGAGAAAAGCTTCCAGCACCATCTGAACATTGTTTTTTTCCTACATTGTAACAACTCAAATACTCCGGCGCTTTCTTGGAATATTTAACATTTTTACTGGCATAATCATTGTAAACATGCCGAGAATTTTCACTTGGAACATCCAGCTCTTCCAGTATTACTGCATCATAATAAGCAGATACGTCCGTATTAAGAGTGACTTTTATATTTTCGTATGAACTATATAGTTGTTGGCCAAGATTTGAGCTTGGCTTGATAGAAACCAACACATACACTTCGGTCCATAAACCAGAATAATTATCCAATTCATTTTTTTGCTCTTTCAAAACCTCGACAGTATAGAGAGTAGGTTTATCAGTTTCTATAGAAACACTGATTATTCCACTAGAATCTCGATAAGTCTGCGCAGAAACTGCAAAATAACGTTCTCTCTGACTTCGCACTACTGGCACCCACTCTGAAATAAGGTCAGCTGGTCCCTGAGTATCCAGAGAATAGGTTGCATCATATTTATCATCACCGTTTAATATATGTGTTCCAGCCCAACCTGGGATTTCCATTGGTGCATTTGGTATAACATCTCCTTCAAAAATTTCAAAACTGCCATTAGGTAATAAATTAGTTCCTAAACCTGGGGATGTACTAATAAGTCGAGTACAACCTTCTGCTCCAGGAGGACATTCATTATCATAAATTTTCCTATTTAAATGTACCCTATTTTCAAATAAAGCATCCCAATTATACTCATCCGTTGCGTCACGCATAGTGCTGTACCACAAGCAACCTACATTACTTTCATCACAATTTTTCTGTTCAACTGTATTCATCAAAAAGCTAACTTCCTTTCCTCTAGAATTGGTCATGACCTGACAAGAGTCGTATGCACCAGAACAGCCCTGACCACCAAACTTGAAAGTGCCTTTTTCCGCTGCACAATATCCCCAACCACGACAACTACCATCTTCATTGTGTTCAATACAACTCGGCATATCCACACAAGCTTCAGATCTTTCACTAGCACCACTGGCCAAAAGCATTGGGCCACTAACCGCAGCCTTACACTGAGTTTGTGGATATTTAAGAATCCAATTTGGATCTACTAAGTGACAAAACTTATCAACTTCTGGATCACCTGTATTACAATTATAAAAGTTATCCATTACGTATTGTAGAGTAATAAGTTGCCCTTCCTGAACCTTGGAAGCTGCAATTTCCCAACCGATCGGGATAATACGTGCCTTACGAAGTTTAACTAAGTTTGAATAACAAAATCCTCGTTCAAAACAGTCTGCATCACTATTCCTTCGGTCATTTGGACCAATAAACGGTCGATTACCAACAATATATCCTTGTTCGATTGCTTCACTCACTGATATTGGATCTCCCTGCGTGGCATTACGCACAGCCTCTGCAAAACCCGAATCCATCACACAATTATTAACACCACGAAGTGATCCCCCATCGCCAGTTGGACAGTTAGCATAATCCGTCATCAGATCAATCTGTTTCGTGGCCATCGCAAAATTAATTTTTTGAGAAGCGAATTCTTTTTGTAATTGTTTTTTGACTTCAAATACCTGTTGTTCAGGATTAAAGGAAGTCGCCTTGTCAACTAAACCTTTTTGAAAATATTTTTGGATTACACCTGATTCCCAAAGTGAAGAAACAAAGGTGTTCAAAAATGCTAGCGCCACCTGACCAGGAATTTCAGTGATTACATCTTTTGAAGTAGACATCTCACTTTTTGTTGTTTGCTTTGCTTTTTCTAATTCTGCTTGACTATGACTTCTAGTTAATGAAGATGGTGTTTTAATATTTTTCCCTGTTACTCCTGTTACACCCTTGGATCCCTGATCTTCTAGACGTTGTTTTTCCTTGGCATCAACTTCTTTTTGTTGGGCTTCGATTAATCCACCCTCCATAGTCATGTAGCCACCAATTTCAGACTTACTTGGAGAAAAGCTGACGTCAAAACTTTCTTGTAAAAAAGCAACACTAGTACCGTATGGATCTTTTACTTTACTCAAAGCATCTTCATACTTACTTTTAATCTGATCACCAAAAGCTTGCCAATTATCTGTTAACGCGCTAAGCGTACAATCCGGTTTTTTGAGCTGATCATATCCTGGCGTTTCTAAATAATTCAACTGTAAACCAAGTTTCATTTTCAATTCAAGTTCAGGCAGTTTTGGCTGACAAATATCTATTCCGAACATTTCATTTACATTATCTAAAAACTGACCAACCATTTGATCTTTGAGGTCCTTTTTGAAATCACCCCAGACATCTTCGTAGAACATCGACCCCTCTCCCCAACTTCCCGTGGTTATGTAGCTAACACTGGCTTCCGCAGCTTTCTTGGCCAACTTGACCAAAGTATTTTTCAGAGTAACTGAAACTGTCAAAATTAGCCCCTTAAATAGCTTTTCCTTGGCAAATTTTTTAATTTTGTCAGCTGCATTTTTGACAAAGGTCTTTATTTGTAAACCTATACGCTGAGGTAGCGCAGCAGGATCAGTATATTGAGCATTGGCTGTCAGTGGAAAAAGTAAACCCGGTAAGGCTATTTGCAGGACAAAGAAGAAAGTAAGAAGCCCAAGAATAAACTTACTCTTACTTGAATTGCTTTTGTTTGAGAAAAACATAAATATTTTTTTATCAATTTTATTTATTTTTTTGTTAATTATTCCACTGACAAACTGGCTTCATTAATAGCCTCGTAATAGATTTCCATTAGAGTTTCATCATCAATTCCAGCAAAATCTGCTTCCGAAAAACCCTGCTCCATCAGCAATGCTCTAACCTGTGCAGGTGTTTTTTTACTTAGTTGCTCTACCGCCTGATCAAGGTTCCCAGATGAATCTTCTACCTGGGTTGTTTGGGATACTGGTTCAGTAACTGGCTCAGTTGCACTTTGCTGACCACTCAAAAATCCGGCCAGCTGTGATTTCATAGCTGGATTTTCTTCTAGCATCTGATCATACATAACCAACAAGGACTGATCATCAATAGAAGCTAAATCAGCCTGAGTAATATTTCCGGTCGCCACAAGTAAACTTCGTAACTGATCTGCACTAATTTGCAAAATATCTTCTTGGTCTACCGCTATTGGTTGATACTGACTTGATCCCCCAGTAGCATCTTCTACCAGTTCTGTTGCAGTTCCTTCTTCGGGACTAAAACTAGAAAAACAATTCTGGCCTTGTGGACACATTGGATCTTCGAAATTTTGAATTTCATAAGCATCATCAAACCCGTCACTATCAGAATCAGCTAAATATGGGCTTGTTTCGTATACATACAGTTCATCAAAATCAGTAATCCCGTCTTCATCGGTATCCTGGTCCTTAAGCTTTTCTGGATCAATCTGAGATAAATCTGTTTCATCTACTACGGGTGCAACATATGGTGAATTTCCAGGCTGACCAATACCTGGCATCGGAATCAATAAAATATTTTTTACTTGGTAAACTCCAATAATTACAACAATAAAACTAACAATCGACACCACTGCCATTGCAATATTTTGTCTTTGTTTTAATTTTTTGTGACTAAAAAATGTCTTTGGTTCTTCCTGATTTCGATTTAATATCTGTTTCAATCTTTCTTCTGATGTCAGATTTTCTTTTTCCTCAAAATTAACCTCTCCACTTTTATTTGGCATACTCCAAAAATACAAACAAGCAACTTTAAAAATATAAGTTTTGCTTGTTCAAATTAAGTAATTTATACTTTATAATTATATCACATTTCACACCATTTACCCAAATAAAAATATCCACGACTAGTGGATAAATATTTTTGTAAAATTAAAACAGAAAGCCTCGCCTAAACATCATTGCAAAACACCCATAAACTCCCACCCATAAACTCCCGCCCCCAAACGTCATTCCGGACTTGCCCGCCTTGCCCGAAGCTCGCCTCGCTTCGCGGTCGAAGCGGGGCAGTCGAGGCAGGATCCGGAATCTAAGCCCTCCTCCTCGAACCACTCCCTACTCAAATCCTCCCAACCACAATTGTGAACCACACACTAAACGTCATTATAAAACTCCCCTAAACGTCATTCCGGACTTGATCCGGAATCTAAGCCCTCCTCCTCGAACCACTCCCTACTCAAATCCTCCCAATTTGAATTCTTCTTAGTAATCAAAGTTTCTTTCCACTCTCTTTTCCAATTTTTGAATCGCTTTTCGCAAGTGATCGCTTCTTCCATAGTTGGAAAGTCTTCGTAAAACACAAGTTTAGAGCACTTATACTTTGACGTAAACGAATTAGGATAAGATTTACCTTTATGTTGCCAAACTCTACTTTTAAGACTTGCTGTTACACCAATATACAAAACAGTATGCTTTTTATTTGTCATTATATAAACAGTTGGAGTTTTATCGTGATAGGTCATATAACTTGAGAAGTATTGAGATTCCGGATCAAGCCCGGAATGACCGCTGGGACGTGGTAAGATTCCGGATCAAGTCCAGAATGACCGCCGAGATATAGTAGAATTCCAGACTAAGAAAAGAATGACCACTGAGCCATGGTGAGATTCCGAATCAAGTCCGGAATGACCGCCGAGATATAGTAGGAGTCCAGACTAAGAAAAAAATGACCGCTGGGACTGGAGAATTATCCTATATGCTTCACCAAATCAACCCATTGTTGCAGAGACAACTGTTGAGCTCTGACATTATCCTTAATCCCCAGTTTTTCAAATGCCTTATCAACCTTTTCTAGACCAAACTTCGCTAAATTTCGTCTTAACTGTTTACGCTTTGCAGAAAAACCCGTCCTTGCAACAAGAAAAAACTTTGCTGGGTCAACCTTGAACTGAGGCTTAATATTCGCTAAATGAATCACTGAACTCTCAATCGTGGGCTCAGGAAAAAAACTTCGGGGACTGACTCTAAACAAAATTTTTGGCTCAGAATAAAAGTTCACAGCCAAACTTAATAAATTAATATCGCCCTCTTTAACTAACATACGTTCAGCCACCTCCCTCTGAACCATCAATACCATATCCCGTGGCTGATGCTTGAACTCGAAAAAGCGACGAATAAATCGACTAGTAATACTGTATGGCAAATTAGCAATCACTCTAAACTTCTTTGAGCCCAACTCTTTTAATAGCTCCGGCTCCCCTATCTTCAAAATATCGTGACATATAACTTTTGTATTTTTGAACTTTTGCTCTGATAAATACCGGTAAATTCTATTATCTTTTTCTACTGCCAAAACATTTCCGGCAACTTCGTCCAGTCGAAAAGTCAGAGAACCAAAACCTGGCCCAACCTCTACAACGTTATCCTTTTTCTGAACATCTGCCGATTTAATTATTTTATCCAAAATATTATTATCAATCAAAAAATTCTGCCCCTTAAACTTCGAGGGCTGAACCTGCTCTTCTCTTAAAATCTGTTTTAGTTCTGTTAAATTCATAGTTAAGTGAGTAGTGAGTGGTGAGTTTTAACGATGTAACAATGTGACTCTTATCACACCTAAGCCGTATTTTATGCTTCTAAGTAAATTAATATTAGATGAATCTTTTTCATACTTGGTTGGACAAGCAATCTCACCAATTGAAAATTTACTTCGAATAGCTGATACCAACATCTGATTATCGAAAATAAAATCATCTGAAAATTTATTATAGTCAATTCGCTCTAAAACCTGGCGCTGATAAGCTCGATAACCTGTATGATATTCTGATAAATTTTGTTTTAGAATTTTATTTTGTAGCCAAGTTAAAAAACGATTTGAAACGTACTTGTACTTTGGCATACCCTGCTTTACAGGAGACTCCGTCAAAAATCTTGAACCTAGAACTAAATCAAACGATTTAACCTTTTCTACCATTGCGGGAATCAACTTGGGATCGTACTGGAAATCTGGATGCAACATAACCACAATATCGGCTCCACGTTTCAATGCTTCATTATAGCAGGTTTTCTGATTTGCGCCATAGCCAAGGTTACTGGAATGCTGAATTACTGTTAATCCTAATTCTGAGGCTAATTTTACAGTACTATCCTGACTTTTATCATCAACCAAAAGTATTTCATCCACTTCAGCTAAGGGAATTTCGTTATAGGTTTTGATTAAAGTTTGCTCCGCGTTGTACGCTGGCAAGACGACTATGACTTTCATGGTTAAATAAGTTAACAAATATTAGACTAATATTACACAGATATTGCTCCAATATTATAACAACAATTATTCAAATTACCCGTCTCGCCCGTTCGCAAGGCTTACGTGCGGACGAGGCGGACTATTTACTAATTACTTCAAATCCCTTTTTACAATAATTTTTCAACTGAGTGAAAGATTTTATTTGTTTCAAGGTTTGCCAAATATAACTTGGTCGTAAATACATTTGCTTTATGGCTTTTTGTCGAAACCGTTTAAGCTGGTCAATTGTTAAATTTGGATTTGGTAAATAAAAATTAAACACGTCCGCATTATATAATTCCTGATCACTGATCAACCCCTCTCGAATAACCATATCATACAACTTAGTTCCTGGGAAAGGATAAGCTAAATGAAATTCCGCAAAATCAGGTTTTAAATTTTGGTTCAACTTCAGAGTTTGCTCTAAACTGATTAAATTCTCACCTGGTAAATTCAGTATATAAAATAAATAAGTTTTCAGCCCAGCTTCTTTACAATCCTGTATTGCCTTTTCAATTTGCTCAGAATCAATATTCTTGGCAACCTGATCTAATATTTGTTGCTGACCACTTTCAATACCAAAACCAATCATCCAACAACCAGCTTGTCGCATAATCTGGGCCAACTCGAGATCAATGGTGTCCACTCTACTATTACAAACCCACTGAATTGGTAATTTTAATTTAATAATTTTTTCACAAAGATCAATTACCCATTCCCGATCCCAAGTAAAGGTATCTGCCCGGAAATAAAAGTTGCTTATTTTAAACTGCGCCAGGCACTGCTCAATCTCCTGAATTACGCTACCAGACGTTCGGTTCGCTACGTGGCTGCCGGAA from Candidatus Falkowbacteria bacterium carries:
- a CDS encoding GIY-YIG nuclease family protein, with protein sequence MTYHDKTPTVYIMTNKKHTVLYIGVTASLKSRVWQHKGKSYPNSFTSKYKCSKLVFYEDFPTMEEAITCEKRFKNWKREWKETLITKKNSNWEDLSREWFEEEGLDSGSSPE
- the rsmA gene encoding ribosomal RNA small subunit methyltransferase A — encoded protein: MNLTELKQILREEQVQPSKFKGQNFLIDNNILDKIIKSADVQKKDNVVEVGPGFGSLTFRLDEVAGNVLAVEKDNRIYRYLSEQKFKNTKVICHDILKIGEPELLKELGSKKFRVIANLPYSITSRFIRRFFEFKHQPRDMVLMVQREVAERMLVKEGDINLLSLAVNFYSEPKILFRVSPRSFFPEPTIESSVIHLANIKPQFKVDPAKFFLVARTGFSAKRKQLRRNLAKFGLEKVDKAFEKLGIKDNVRAQQLSLQQWVDLVKHIG
- a CDS encoding glycosyltransferase family 2 protein encodes the protein MKVIVVLPAYNAEQTLIKTYNEIPLAEVDEILLVDDKSQDSTVKLASELGLTVIQHSSNLGYGANQKTCYNEALKRGADIVVMLHPDFQYDPKLIPAMVEKVKSFDLVLGSRFLTESPVKQGMPKYKYVSNRFLTWLQNKILKQNLSEYHTGYRAYQRQVLERIDYNKFSDDFIFDNQMLVSAIRSKFSIGEIACPTKYEKDSSNINLLRSIKYGLGVIRVTLLHR
- a CDS encoding radical SAM protein, with translation MSKVLLINPPTGVYIRDDRCQVPVRGLTSSLRMPLDLAYMATAFLRYDWQTKIGDYQAYVDGLARFKKDLKEFQPDYLIVSVTTPTLLSDMAICMQARQLKPDLKIIVKGAHITAKAEEVLTQFPFVDVAIINEYEKVAGQLAQNLSLQQIQGVVFRNEGQVVVNPSAELNLDLDELGMPARQLIDNALYTRPDTGELQTSILTSRGCRNRCSFCLVSFLSGSHVANRTSGSVIQEIEQCLAQFKISNFYFRADTFTWDREWVIDLCEKIIKLKLPIQWVCNSRVDTIDLELAQIMRQAGCWMIGFGIESGQQQILDQVAKNIDSEQIEKAIQDCKEAGLKTYLFYILNLPGENLISLEQTLKLNQNLKPDFAEFHLAYPFPGTKLYDMVIREGLISDQELYNADVFNFYLPNPNLTIDQLKRFRQKAIKQMYLRPSYIWQTLKQIKSFTQLKNYCKKGFEVISK